A stretch of the Nitratireductor thuwali genome encodes the following:
- a CDS encoding sce7726 family protein, which yields MKIYSAAQLSALTRLFSATVFREMAKKGRSGLFRRLIEQADLLGHSDPRATVGDTFDSAFEILKVAGHRDEYIYRAAISHKVLMGTHSLRTASMLNEFRAGSCKADLVILNGTATVYEIKSERDSLARLANQVENYKRVFAKVNVIASESHIKGVLATVPDDVGVMCLSKRYRMTTVREAIDCPARICPATVFESLRMAEGAAILRAMGVTVPQVPNTQRHAAMRVLFSALDPVALHVEMVRTLKRTRDLAPLGDLVDRLPESLQAAALSVSVRRADHPRLLDAIATPLHAAMAWS from the coding sequence ATGAAGATCTACAGCGCAGCGCAACTATCTGCTTTGACTCGGCTGTTCTCCGCCACCGTTTTTCGTGAAATGGCGAAGAAAGGCCGATCGGGCTTGTTCCGTCGGCTGATTGAGCAGGCCGATCTGCTTGGGCACTCCGACCCGCGCGCGACCGTAGGCGACACCTTTGACTCGGCGTTCGAGATTCTGAAGGTCGCGGGCCACCGCGACGAATACATCTATCGCGCGGCGATCAGCCACAAAGTGCTGATGGGCACGCACTCCCTCCGCACGGCTTCGATGCTCAACGAATTCCGTGCCGGCAGCTGCAAGGCGGATCTCGTCATCCTGAATGGCACTGCGACCGTCTATGAAATCAAGTCGGAGCGGGATTCGCTCGCGCGGCTCGCCAATCAGGTAGAGAACTACAAGCGCGTCTTTGCCAAAGTGAACGTGATCGCGAGCGAAAGCCATATCAAGGGCGTGCTGGCAACGGTCCCAGACGATGTCGGAGTGATGTGTCTCTCCAAGCGCTACCGAATGACGACGGTGCGCGAAGCGATCGACTGCCCGGCGCGCATCTGCCCGGCGACCGTCTTTGAATCACTGCGTATGGCCGAAGGCGCAGCGATCTTGCGGGCGATGGGAGTGACGGTGCCGCAGGTTCCCAATACGCAGCGGCATGCCGCGATGCGCGTCCTTTTCAGTGCGCTCGACCCGGTTGCGCTCCACGTCGAGATGGTGCGGACACTCAAGCGGACGCGCGATCTGGCACCGCTCGGCGACCTCGTTGACCGTCTGCCGGAGTCTCTGCAAGCTGCAGCGCTGTCTGTATCGGTTCGCCGTGCTGACCACCCGCGGCTGCTCGACGCCATCGCGACCCCGCTGCACGCAGCCATGGCTTGGAGCTGA